The following nucleotide sequence is from Nitratidesulfovibrio termitidis HI1.
ACCGCCGCCTGACCGGGCCACGACCTGACCACAACCGGGCGGCGTTACGTCACATCATTCGCGGCCAGCCGCTGCCGTCGAGCACCCTGCCCTTTCGCCAACCCGCTCCCCACGGAGTTTCGCATGCAACGCCTTTCCGCCTGTTCCCTCGACTGTCACGGGGCCTGTTCGCTGGTGGTGCATCTGCCCGACGAAGAAATATCCCTGCACGACGACCCCGCCGGGGGTGTGCGCGTTTCCGGCAACCCGGACCACCCGTTCACGCGCGGGGTGGTCTGCGTCAAGGGGCGCGGGCTGGCCGCCCGCCGCCTGAGCCCCGACCGGATTACCACGCCGCTGGTGCGCGGCGCGGACGGCGCGCTGCACCCGGCCACCTGGGACGAGGCGCTGAGCCTGTGCGCTTCAAGGCTGGACGGGCTGCGCGATACGCCGGAATCCATCCTGCACCTGCGCGGCTTCGGCTATCGGGGGGCGCTGGCCGAAGCCAGCAACTATCTTTTCAACAGCCTGGGCGCGGCCAGCAAGCGCGGCTCGCTGTGCGACGGGGCTGGTGATGCAGCCTGCGAGGCCGACTTCGGCGCGCCGGACCACAACGACAGCGACGACCTGGCCAACGCCGCCGCCATCGTCAACTGGGGCAAGGATCTGGCCCGGTCCTCGCTGCATCTGGGACTGATGGTGCGCGACGCCCGCAAGCGAGGCGTGCCGGTGCTGACCATCTCTCCCGGCGGCGACGACAACGACGCCTTTACGGACGCGCGCATCCGCATCCGCCCCGGGAGTGACCGCTTTCTGGCCGCAGCGGCCATCCGTCGTCTGTTGACGGAAGACGCCGTGCCGCCGACCATCAGCGAGCGCACGCACGGCTTCGAGCAGTTCCGGGCTATGCTGCTGGCAATGAGCGAAGCGGACCTGTTGTCCGCCTGCGACGCCACCACCGAAGATCTGGATATCCTGTGCAAGTGGATGCGCGGTCAGACGGGCAATGGCGGCCCCACGGCCAGTCTGCTGGGCTGGGGGCTGCAACGCTACCTGCGCGGCGGCGAGAGCGTGCGGTTCATCAACGCGCTGGTCATGCTGTCCGGCAACATGGGCGTTTCCGGTGGGGGCGCGTACTACGGCATTTCATCCGGCCGCAGCCTGGACCTTTCGTGGGGCAAGAAAGCTGGCACGCCCGCCCGCACCTTCCTGCTCTCGCATCTGGCGCAGGAACTGGCGCAAGCCGACCCGCCGGTGCGCTTCCTGTGGGTGGACGCCTTCAATCCGGTGAACCAATCGCCCGACGCTCCGGCGCTGGCCCGTGCCGTGGAGTCCATCGACTTTACCGTGGTGGTGGAGGCCTTCCTGACCGACACCGCCCGCCGGGCCGACGTGGTGCTGCCCTGTGCGCTGGTGCTGGAGCGCGAGGAAATCTTCGGCTCTGCCTACCACAACTACATTGCCTATGCCGCCCCCGCCTGCCCCATGCCCGGCGAGGTGCGCCACGACTTCGACATCGCGCGCGGCGTGGCGGAGCGACTGGCGCGGCCCATTCCCTTCCCCGACCGGGAAGACGTGCTGCGGCAGGCCCTGCGTTCGCCCTACCTTGAAGTTTCACTTGAAGAGTTGAAGGCCACCGGCTGGACCAAGGCCAAACGTGCCCCGGTCGCGTGGGAAGGCCTGCGCTTCGCCCACCCCGACGGTCTGTACCACCTGCCCCAGGCCCTGCACATGGACGGCGCAGCCGTGACCACGGCGAATGGCGTTTCACAGGACGACTACCCCCTGCACCTGCTGACCCTGCTGGCCCCGGACCATCTCAACTCGCAGGTGGGCCTACCCGAACGCCAGCCCACCGATGATGCCGCCCCGCTCATCGTGCAGGTGGCGCCGGAATGCCCCGCCCTTGCCGCACTGGACCTGGACCGCCCCGTGTTCATCGCCTCGCCGCATGGCCGCATGCCCGTGCAGGTGCAAACCCTGCCCGGCCTCCACCCCCGCACCGTCGTCATGCCGCGTGGCGGCTGGCTGGCCCATGGCCGCTCGCCCAATGCCCTCATCGCACCGCTGGCCACCGACATGGGCGACGGCGCGGCGTATTATGAGCAGCGGGTGCGGCTGGAGAACTGAACGCTATGCCAAATGTCCTACCTAGCAGGCCATGGTGTCTGTTGCAATGCATGCACAACAACGGCATTAAATTGCCTGCTCCGATGGTGACATATGCCTATATTTAAACTTTAAGCATATAAAAGCGTTGTCATCCAACCGTACAGTGCAATTGATAACAGGGCTATCTTGCTATGAAAAAAGAAAATTTGGAATCCCTGGTTGACTCTCTATCGGATGATGGGTGTGGCTTTGGCGATCCTGAAGCCCGCCGCAATGCCGAACTGCGTCTTCAGATACTATTAGCGCGGCAGCAATCCAATATCGGAAAGAGGTTAAACCTTTTGACGCTCTTTCTGGTCGCGGTCGGCCTGCTCAACTGTGCAATATTTGCATTCCAGGTATGGGGACGTTGACAGGAGTCCTCCGATACCTAGCCGCAACGCCTTTTGGCAGTTTGAATAGGCTTCAAATAACGGCTTCCATCTTCTCTACTCCAACACCAATCGGCTTGCCACGGGCATGCGCCAGCCGGTGCCGAAGGCGCGGTCGGTCACCTTCAGTCCGGGTGCGGCCTGCCGCCGCTTGAATTCCGAAATGCGCACCAGCCGCAGCACGTTATCCACCACGGCGGGGTCGAAGCCTTCGGCCACCACGGCGTTGCGGTCCATGTGGTGCACCACGCTGCGCTCCAGAATGGCGTCCAGCACGTCGTACGGGGGCAGGCTGTCGGTATCCTTCTGGTCGGGCCGCAGTTCCGCCGAGGGGGCCTTGTCCAGGATGGCCGTGGGAATCAGGTCGTACCCGGCCTGGGCGTTGCGCCAGCGGCACACCCGGTACACCAGGGTCTTGGGCACGTCGGCGATGACCGCAAGGCCGCCCGCCATGTCGCCGTAGATGGTGCAGTAGCCCACGGCCAGCTCAGACTTGTTGCCGGTGGTCAGCAGCACCGCGCCCGACTTGTTGGACACGGCCATCAGCAGGTTGCCCCGGATGCGCGACTGGATGTTTTCTTCCGTCACGTTTCGCTCGGTGCGACCCAGCGCGCCGAACACCGGGGCCAGCGCCGCGTCGAAACCCTCCATCAGCGGGCCGATGGGCACCGTATGCACCGTGTCAGCAGGCAGGCCCAGATTGCGGGCCACGGCCAGCGCATCCGTCACGCTGCCTTCGCTGGAATGGGGCGAGGGCATCAGCAGCCCCCGCACGTTTTCCGGCCCCAGCGCCTCTGCCGCCACGGCGGCCACCAGCGCCGAATCCACCCCGCCGGAAAGGCCCAGCACCGCGCCGGTGAACCCGCACTTGCGGGCATAGTCGCGCGTGCCCATGACCAGCGCGTGCCACACCTGCGCCTCCGGCTCCGCCGGGTCCGGGCAGATGGCGCCCGTGCCCGCCGCAACGTCCACCAGCAGCGTGTCTTCCTCGAACGGACGGCCCCGCGCGATGAGGTGCCCCACCGCGTCAAAGGCCACGCTCTTGCCCGCGAACAGCAGATCGTCGTTGCCGCCCACCTGGTTGGCGTACAGCACCGGCACCCGGTAACGCGAGGCCACGCGCGACAGCATCCTCTCGCGCACCGCCTGCTTGCCCAGCGTGAACGGCGATGCCGAAAGATTGATGATGGCGTCCACCCCCGCCAGCCCAAGGTCCGCCACCGGGTCGGTCTCGTACTGGCGGTGTTCCTGCCAGAAGGTCTTGTCGTTCCAGATGTCCTCGCACACCGTGACGCCCAGCCGCCAGCCCGCCACCGTCACCGCGCCGCAGTTCACCCCCGGCTCGAAATACCGGCGCTCGTCGAACACGTCGTACGTGGGCAGCAGCACCTTGCGCGTGGCCACCGTCACCGTGCCCTCGTGCAGCAGCACCGCCGCGTTGTGCAGCCGGTTGCCCACCGGCGTGGGATTGGGCACCGGCGCGCCCACCAGCACCGGCGGCGCATCCTTCAGCCGCAGCGCCAGCGCCTCCAGCGCCTTGCGGCAGCCGGGCACGAAATCGCGCCGCAGCAGCAGATCGCGTGGCGGGTACCCGCAGATGGTCAGCTCCGGCGTGACGCACAGCCCCGCACCCCGCGCCGCCGCATCGCGGACCGCCGCCTCGATGCGCGCCGCATTGCCCGCCACGTCGCCCACCACCATGTTCAACTGCAACAACGCGATGTTCATTGATGTTCTCCGGAATGACAGAGGCTGGGATGGACCTCGGGGAGAGGGGAGAAAACTTCTGAAAAAGTTTTCTCCCCTCTCCCCGAACCCCTCTCCCCTCTTTCAAAACTTTTTCATTGGGCACTGACGTCGACTGCGCACTGCTGCATGGGAAAATGCCCAATCATTCTGGCCCCGAACACCCCATTAAAAAGTTTGGGGGGATGGGGGTACGGGGGAAGGAGACCCTTTTCAAAGGGTCCCTTCCCCCGATTATTCTTCAATCACCGTCTACAGCATGTCCAGCATGGAATACAGCGTGCCGGGCTGCTGCTGGGGCAGCCACTTGGCGGCGCGCAGTGCGCCTTGGGCGAAGTTTTCGCGCGAGTGTGCCTGGTGGGTGATTTCGATGCGTTCGCCGGGGCCCATGGCGTAGATGGTATGCACGCCCACCACGTCGCCGCCGCGAATGGTCTGGATGCCGATTTCGTCTTTGGGGCGCTCGCCGATGATGCCTTCGCGGTGGTAGTTGGCCACGTCCGGCAGATTCCAGCCGCGCGCCTCGGCAAGGCATTCGGCAAGGCGCAGGGCGGTGCCGCTGGGCGAATCCTTCTTGCGGTTGTGGTGCAGTTCCACCATTTCCAGGTCGTACTGTTCGCCCAGTTGCTGCACCAGTTGCGGCAGGATTTTCAGCAGCACGTTGACGCCAATGCTCATGTTGGGCGCCCAGAAGATGCGCGCGGTCTTGGCAAGTTCGGCCAGTTCCGCCTTCTGCTCGGCGGTAAGGCCCGTGGTGCCGATGACGTGCGACACGCCCGCCTTGGCGGCGGCGCGGGCATTGGCCAGGCTGGCCTCTGGCGAGGTGAAGTCCACCACCACGCCGCCGGGCGCCTGGGCAAACACCGCATCCGCGTCGCTGCCGGCGGGGCATTTCCACACGTCGAGCGAGGCCAGGCGTTCGGGACGTTCGACAACGGCGGCCAGCGTAAGGGCCGGGTCTTCCTGCGCCATGCGGCAGATGGTGGAACCCATGCGGCCACCCGCGCCCGTGACGATGATCGAAGTGCTCATGCTCGCTCCTTATGCGTTATGCGCGCGCCACCGAAACCGGATGCGGCCCGGCGTGCGCGGCGTCTGATCTGAAAAAGCAGGGATCACAGCAACGAATGCTGATCCTTCTTGCGGGGCAGATCCTGTTTGGTCGATGCGGCAGGGGCTTCGGGCTTGCCGGTTTCGCCCACGTCACCGGACACGTCGGATGAAACGTGAGCAGGCGGAGTTGCAGGCACTGCGGAGACTTCATCTTCATTGCCGGGCGTGCCGTCGCCCCCCGCAGGCTTCACATCCCCGCCCCTGCCTTCCAGCAGGTCCAGAAATTCCTGTTCCCGCAGTACCCGTATGCCGAGTTTCGTGGCCTTGTCGAGCTTGGAGCCGGGCTTGTCGCCCACCACCAGCAGGTCCAGCTTCTTGCTGACGCTGCCGAGGATGTGCGCTCCGGCGGCCACGGCACGACGTTCCGCATCCGAACGGGTGAGCGTGGTCAGCGAGCCGGTGAACAGCACGCCCAGCCCGGCCAGGGGGCCGCTGCCTCCACCCGGTGCGCCTGCCGCGTCCGCTTCCGGACGCACCGGCCACAGGCCCACGCCTCGCAGCCGTTCCAATAGGGCGCGGTTGCCCTCGTTGGCGAAAAAGGCACGGATGGAGGCGGCCACCTCCGGCCCGATGTCCGGCAGTTGTTGCAGCGTCTCGGCTTCCGCAGCCCCCAGCGCGTCGAGATCGGCAAAGTGGGCAGCTAGGGTGCGCGCGGTCTGTTCGCCCACGTGGCGGATGCCCAGCGCGCAGATGAGCCGATTCAGGGTGGCCCCGGTGCGTGCCGCGTCAAAGGCGGCGACGAAATTCTCCGCCAGTTTCGGCCCCATGCGTTCGAAGGCCAGCAGGGTCTGCTTGTCGAGCGCAAAGAGATCTGCCGGGCTGGCCACTTTGCCCCGGTCCACCAGCAGTTCCACCCACTTGCGGCCCACGCCCTGGATGTCCAGCCCGGCCTTTGACACGAAGTGAATGATGGACTGGCGCACCACGGCGGGGCAGCCCACGTTGACGCAGCGCCATGCGGCCTCGCCGGGTTCACGGCGCACCGGGGTATGGCAGACGGGGCAGGCGCGCGGAAATTCGAACTCCGGCAGGCCGTTCGCCGGGCGCTGGTCCACCAGCGGGCGCACCACCTCGGGAATCACGTCGCCCGCACGCTGCACCACCACCATGTCGCCCACGCGCAAATCCTTGGCGCGGATTTCGTCCTCGTTGTGCAGGGTGGCCCGCGACACGGTAACCCCGCCCACGGCCACCGGGGCAAGCTCCGCCACCGGAGTCAGCACCCCCGTGCGGCCCACCTGAATGGCGATGTGTTCCAGCCGGGTGGTTGCCTGGTGCGCCGGGAACTTCAGGGCGATGGCCCAGCGCGGGGCGCGGGCGGTATAGCCCAGCGCGGCCTGCGCGGCCAGATCGTCCAGCTTGGCCACCACCCCGTCGATGTCGAAGGGCAGTTCCGACCGGCGTCGACCCAGGTCTTCGTAATAGGCCATGACCTCCGCCGGGGTCTCGCAGCGCCGTGCACCGGGCGGCGTGCCAAAGCCGTACTCCGCCAGTGCGGCCATGACCTGCCCGTGGGTGGACCAGCGCGCCTCCGGCCCCTGCGCGGTTGGGGACGAACCGCTGGTCACTTCCACAGGC
It contains:
- a CDS encoding molybdopterin-dependent oxidoreductase → MQRLSACSLDCHGACSLVVHLPDEEISLHDDPAGGVRVSGNPDHPFTRGVVCVKGRGLAARRLSPDRITTPLVRGADGALHPATWDEALSLCASRLDGLRDTPESILHLRGFGYRGALAEASNYLFNSLGAASKRGSLCDGAGDAACEADFGAPDHNDSDDLANAAAIVNWGKDLARSSLHLGLMVRDARKRGVPVLTISPGGDDNDAFTDARIRIRPGSDRFLAAAAIRRLLTEDAVPPTISERTHGFEQFRAMLLAMSEADLLSACDATTEDLDILCKWMRGQTGNGGPTASLLGWGLQRYLRGGESVRFINALVMLSGNMGVSGGGAYYGISSGRSLDLSWGKKAGTPARTFLLSHLAQELAQADPPVRFLWVDAFNPVNQSPDAPALARAVESIDFTVVVEAFLTDTARRADVVLPCALVLEREEIFGSAYHNYIAYAAPACPMPGEVRHDFDIARGVAERLARPIPFPDREDVLRQALRSPYLEVSLEELKATGWTKAKRAPVAWEGLRFAHPDGLYHLPQALHMDGAAVTTANGVSQDDYPLHLLTLLAPDHLNSQVGLPERQPTDDAAPLIVQVAPECPALAALDLDRPVFIASPHGRMPVQVQTLPGLHPRTVVMPRGGWLAHGRSPNALIAPLATDMGDGAAYYEQRVRLEN
- a CDS encoding NAD+ synthase, whose translation is MNIALLQLNMVVGDVAGNAARIEAAVRDAAARGAGLCVTPELTICGYPPRDLLLRRDFVPGCRKALEALALRLKDAPPVLVGAPVPNPTPVGNRLHNAAVLLHEGTVTVATRKVLLPTYDVFDERRYFEPGVNCGAVTVAGWRLGVTVCEDIWNDKTFWQEHRQYETDPVADLGLAGVDAIINLSASPFTLGKQAVRERMLSRVASRYRVPVLYANQVGGNDDLLFAGKSVAFDAVGHLIARGRPFEEDTLLVDVAAGTGAICPDPAEPEAQVWHALVMGTRDYARKCGFTGAVLGLSGGVDSALVAAVAAEALGPENVRGLLMPSPHSSEGSVTDALAVARNLGLPADTVHTVPIGPLMEGFDAALAPVFGALGRTERNVTEENIQSRIRGNLLMAVSNKSGAVLLTTGNKSELAVGYCTIYGDMAGGLAVIADVPKTLVYRVCRWRNAQAGYDLIPTAILDKAPSAELRPDQKDTDSLPPYDVLDAILERSVVHHMDRNAVVAEGFDPAVVDNVLRLVRISEFKRRQAAPGLKVTDRAFGTGWRMPVASRLVLE
- the dapB gene encoding 4-hydroxy-tetrahydrodipicolinate reductase; amino-acid sequence: MSTSIIVTGAGGRMGSTICRMAQEDPALTLAAVVERPERLASLDVWKCPAGSDADAVFAQAPGGVVVDFTSPEASLANARAAAKAGVSHVIGTTGLTAEQKAELAELAKTARIFWAPNMSIGVNVLLKILPQLVQQLGEQYDLEMVELHHNRKKDSPSGTALRLAECLAEARGWNLPDVANYHREGIIGERPKDEIGIQTIRGGDVVGVHTIYAMGPGERIEITHQAHSRENFAQGALRAAKWLPQQQPGTLYSMLDML
- the ligA gene encoding NAD-dependent DNA ligase LigA, which translates into the protein MDRRDQAVSISDEISPANTAPEAAPAAPSHVAARAEALRELLNYHSQLYYVQGTPEISDAEYDALFRELQDIEAEWPELLTPDSPTHNVGANLGVHITGHVDMRVNVSLSANGRAGQTVTRAHSLPMYSLDNVFSADDWDAFVKRLVRAEPNAPLVFWCDPKMDGLAIEVIYEHGVFDSALTRGNGEIGEVVTEAVSTVRNLPPRLLGDGPHPTRLEVRGELIMTRHDFEALNAARRGAGEKLFANPRNAAAGSVRQLDASVTAGRPLRFLAYGVGQVLWPVEVTSGSSPTAQGPEARWSTHGQVMAALAEYGFGTPPGARRCETPAEVMAYYEDLGRRRSELPFDIDGVVAKLDDLAAQAALGYTARAPRWAIALKFPAHQATTRLEHIAIQVGRTGVLTPVAELAPVAVGGVTVSRATLHNEDEIRAKDLRVGDMVVVQRAGDVIPEVVRPLVDQRPANGLPEFEFPRACPVCHTPVRREPGEAAWRCVNVGCPAVVRQSIIHFVSKAGLDIQGVGRKWVELLVDRGKVASPADLFALDKQTLLAFERMGPKLAENFVAAFDAARTGATLNRLICALGIRHVGEQTARTLAAHFADLDALGAAEAETLQQLPDIGPEVAASIRAFFANEGNRALLERLRGVGLWPVRPEADAAGAPGGGSGPLAGLGVLFTGSLTTLTRSDAERRAVAAGAHILGSVSKKLDLLVVGDKPGSKLDKATKLGIRVLREQEFLDLLEGRGGDVKPAGGDGTPGNEDEVSAVPATPPAHVSSDVSGDVGETGKPEAPAASTKQDLPRKKDQHSLL